In a genomic window of Rhinopithecus roxellana isolate Shanxi Qingling chromosome 2, ASM756505v1, whole genome shotgun sequence:
- the C2H4orf36 gene encoding uncharacterized protein C4orf36 homolog, translated as MAYGLPRKNTVKTILRGSCYNVQEPWDLALLAKTWYTNLANIKLPFLEEISFGGSVQLTKCNTVKDGLLPSAESIKLEREYEVKRLCKLKCQENTSEEIKLLLRERPAGLRRPLPSK; from the exons ATGGCGTATGGATTGCCAAGAAAGAACACAGTGAAAACCATTTTGCGGGGCAGTTGTTATAAtgt ACAGGAACCTTGGGATCTTGCACTGCTTGCAAAGACCTGGTACACGAACCTAGCCAATATCAAGTTGCCTTTCTTGGAAGAAATTTCATTTGGTGGTTCTGTGCAGCTCACAAAATGTAACACCGTTAAAGATGGACTGCTCCCTTCTGCAGAAT ccaTCAAACTCGAAAGGGAGTATGAAGTGAAGCGTCTTTGTAAACTGAAATGTCAAGAAAATACATCTGAGGAAATTAAGCTTCTCCTGAGGGAAAGGCCAGCCGGTTTAAGAAGACCTCTTCCATCTAAATGA